The Vibrio diazotrophicus DNA window TGTAGAAAACAGGTAACTGCCCCACATGATACGGGAAGGAGATGGTCAGTTTGCCCGATGGATTATGCTCACCGAGTATGACTCGTTTTACCGCCTCTCCACCCTTAGTGCCTGAGTTAAATCCACACAACAGGGCATTCGCATTCTCTGCAACCCAAGGGATTGTCATCGGTTTAGAGGCAACTAAGTTAACTATCAATGGTACGCCCGAAGCTTTGATCTGCTCCAACATGGCTTGCTGTTTACCAGTTAAGTCCAGATTCGCTCTGTCATGGAACTCACCATTTTGCGCTAACGTATCCCCTACACAAGCAATGACCACATCGGCTTGAGTCAACGCGCGGGCTAACTCTTCGACCTGCTCAAATTCACTGTCAATACAGTCCGCCCCTTTCACGTATTCAACCTTGAAACCATATTGCTTTGACGCCGCTTGGAACGCCTGTAACGTCGTCACAGCCTGCTCACGGTGAAAACTATCATTTGTAGCACCGGCCTGCATTGAACCAAATGACCAGTCACCTAGCTGCGCAATAACATCATCGGCATTGGGTCCGGTTACCAGCACGGTCAAATCTTTGGTTGGTTTCAACGGCAAAATGCCATCATTTTTGAGCATCACAATGCTCTTGAGGCTTGCTTCCATAGCCAGTTCTAAGTTCTGCGGATTGCCGAATATTTCTTGGCGATCTGGCGAATAGAATCGCATCTCATCGAACAGGCCTAACTCAAACTTTTTCGTCAGAATACGAGCAACGGCGTTGTTAACAATTTCAATGTCCACTTGCCCGTCTTTAACCAGCTTAACCGCCGCTTCATAGAACTCTGCTGTCGACATCATCATATCGTTACCCGCGACCAAAGCGCGATAACACGCATCCTCAATTGTCGGGCTCACTTTCTGCTTAGTGTGCAGCGATTTGACGTTATCCCAGTCAGTAACAATAAAGCCGTCTAATCCCCAATCCGTTTTCGCTACATCCGTCAGCAACCATTTGTCAGCGGTGCACGGCAAACCGTCGTTGGAGTGATAACCCGTCATAAGAGAAGCGACTTTTGATTTTTGAACCGCTTTGCGAAATGGAGGAAGGAAAATCGATTTAAGCTTGCGACGAGACACATCAGCTTCATAAGAGTCTCGGCCACCCGTTGTTTCACCATAAGCGACATAGTGTTTGGCACACGCGAGAATAGAATCTGGGCTGGCGAAATTCTCACCTTGGTACCCTTTAACCGTCTCTGCTGCCATCTCGCCGATCAACCATGCATCTTCACCATAGGTTTCATTAACACGACCCCAGCGCGCATCTCGTCCAATACAAAGCACAGGTGAAAACGTCCAGTGAATACCCGTAGCGCGAACCTCTTTAGCGGCCACTTTTGCCATTTCTCTCATCAGTTCACGATCCCAGCTTGAGGAAGCGGAAAGCTGAGTGGGGAACACGGTCGCATCGTTATCGAAACAGTGACCGTGAATAGCATCGATACCAAAAATAAGTGGGATGCCAAGGCGGGTTTTCGCTGCTCGCTCTTGCAAACGCATTGCAGCATCACCAGTACAATGAAGGTAACTGCCTATATGCCACTCTTCCAGTTTGTCGGTGTTGCCTTCCACATTCGCTGGAAGTTGAGTCAACTGACCAACTTTCTCTTCAATGGTCATACGGCTCAAGAGGTCAGATACGCGTTCGGCAACCGTCGCGTTTATGTTCATGTAGGTTTCTGTCATTATTATTTTCTCTGTTTTGAAAGAGCCGCTCCTTACGCAGTGGCTCTTTGGCTTCAGCAACAAAGCATCTAGCTGGTTTAATCCGCTTACTGACTGATTGGTGGTTGATAAGAAAATTCACCTTTGGAGGCAGAAAGTAACGAGCTATAAACGGCCTTAAACGCATTTTTCGCTTGATAGTTCTCATCAAACATCAATGCACGACCATAACCAGTAAACCAACCTGGCACCCAGCTGTACTTATCGGTTACACCCCAAGTGGTGTACATATCAATCTCCGGATAATAAATAGCAAAATCCATCAAACGACCGAATATACGCGCCTGTGCATCAAGGGCGAAATGACTAGCATTGTCACGGATACGAACATCGATTTCAGTGAAGTGAATCTTAAGACCGAGATGTTTTAGACGATTAATGTTGCGCGCAAGATCTTGCTCACTAAGCGCATGTTCGCCCATCAAATGCAGTTGGAAACCAACACCGTGAATAGGCACGCCCTCTTCCACCATGCTTTTGACTTTACCGTAGATGGCATTCGACTTGGCTCCCATCCCTTCGTTGTTGTAGTCGTTATAAAACAGAATCGCCTCTGGGTCCGCTTCATGGGCAAACTTGAATGCAAGTCCCAGATAACGCTCACCAAGCAGCTTGTACCAAAGGGTTTCGCGATATGACCCATTTTCATTAAAGCTTTCGTTCACTACATCCCAGTACTTCACTTTTCCCTTATAGTGACCAACCACTGTTTTGATGTGTTCCTCAAGTACTTTTTCCAGCTCTGGAGCGGTCCATTCTTTTTGCGTTAGCCAGTCAGGATTTTGAATGTGCCAAACCAGCGTATGACCTTTCACCTGCATGTTGTGCTGTTGAGCAAATGCCACCAATTCATCGCCTTTACTAAAATCAAAGAGATCTCGCTGGGGATGAATGTTCACCCATTTCATCTCATTTTCTGGAGTGAGCTGGTTAAACTGACTGGAGAATGTTTTTGCAAATTCAGGCTCTTTAAGGTGACGCGTTTCTAATGCTGCACCAACATAAATGTTCGACTGTTTTGCTAGTGATTTAAGGCTAATAGCTGGGCGTTCAGAGGCTTGAACAGCGATTGGTGAAATGAACGAGCAAGTGGCAACAAGCAAGGTGGTAATAGTTTTTTTCATTCTATTTTCCTTGAGAAGTATCAAGTGGAATAAAAAGAGAGCTGCTTAAATCGGGGGTCGATCGTGATACAAGCAGCTCTTGGAAATTAGCCCTTAACTGCCCCAGAAGTTAATCCGTCGATTAAACGACGCGAGGCAATAACAAATAGGAACAGCAATGGCAGAACAGCGATACTTGCGCCAATTGACACCGCACCCCATGGCACCTGACCGGTTCCTTGTAACGCACGAAGTGCTAAAGGAACAGTGAACATTTTCATATCGTTCATAACAACCAGTGGTCCCATAAAGTTGTTCCAAGTACCGATGAAGGTAATCAGACCTAAGGTACCGAATGCTGGCAGAATCAAAGGCACGATAATGCGGTAGTAGATTTTGAACTCACGGCATCCGTCCATACGCGCTGCTTCAACAAGCTCTTTCGGAATTGAACTCGAAATAAACTGACGCATCATAAAGATACCCATCGCTCCACAAGCCGCAGGAACAATTAGCGCTTTAGGATCGTTCATCCAGCCTAGTTGCGACATAACCATTGCTGTCGGAATCATGCCCAGAAACGGTGGAATAAGCATGGTACCCATGATCATTACAAACAACGCATTCTTAAAACGAAACTCAAACATTGAGAACGCGTAGCCAGCAAGAGAACAAAACAGCAAGTTCAGCGCCGTAACCACGATGGCAATGAACAAGCTTAGCGCCAGGTTGTGCCAAAAGTAAGGCAGAAAATCTAACAGCGTGTTGAAGTTCGTCACCAAGTAATCACCAAAGGTAATCGGTGGCGGCACAGATAGAATGCCGGTGTTGGAATGCGACGAGAAAATAAACATAAAGTAAAACGGTGCTAGCATGATAATCGCACCGATAAACACGGTGATATAAGCGATCAGCTTATCCTTTCCCATTGATTTCATTAGTCGTTTCTCCCACCTAATAGTTTGCTATTCAGCCATGTTAAACACGCGATGATCATAAATAGAATCCAAGAGATAGCGGACGCAGTACCAAAGTCACTTTCAACGAATGCCGTTATATACATGTGCATTGCCGCAGTTTTACCCGCTTGCTCTATACCACCAGTACCGCCTGTAATAATGAACGGTTCTTCAAACAGTTGAAGGTTACCAATGATGGTTAGCGTGACTGCGAAGAATGCCATTGGTTTCAGCATCGGAAGTGTGATGTGCCAGAACTGCTGGTAACGGTTTGCACCATCGATAGTTGCCGCTTCATAAAGATCTTTCGGGATCGTTTGTAACGCAGAAAGGTAAAGCACCGTGTTCCAGCCAACAAAGCGCCAGAAAACCACAAACGAGATCATGTCTTTGGTATACGCTGGACGAGACCAATCAACATTCTCAGTCGGGAATAGCCATGCCAGAACTTTGATATCCGCAATGGTAAAGTTCCCCAAAGACGTAAGAATTTGGTTAATCATGCCGTAGTCACGAGAGAACAGCGTAGTGAACACAAGTGAGATCGCAACAGTTGAAGTAATGTACGGAACGAAGTAGATACCAATCACCGTATTTCTCATACGCGTAAAGCTAGTATGAATAAAGTATGCGAGCGGCAGTGCTACTGCATGCTGAGGAATACCGGATTTCAGCGCAATAATAAAGGTGTTGTAAATGGACGATTGGAACCATTCATCTTCAAGTGCGAAAACATAGTTCTCTACTCCGACCCATTCCATTGATGCCAATCCTGCAGCAGGCTCCCAATAATGGAAGGACAGGTATAAAGAGAACAGAAGTGGGAATAAACCGAATGCTCCGAAAATGATAAAGAAAGGGCTGACATAAAGATAAGGAGCGATCTTATTTCCTTTTCTTAGCCAGAAGTTTTTGCGTCTGGCGGCATTAAGGGGACGTGTCATTGTTGTCATAGGACTATTTCCAAAATTGCTACATGACAAGGGGCCACCGATGTGACCCCGGTACTAACGATTAATTAACGACGACGAGCACGACGTTTAATTTGTTTCTCTGCATCGGCCAGCACTTGGTCAATGTTTGCATCTTTCTCTAGCACTTTTTCTAGAGCATCATTAACCACCTGACGAGCAACTTCGTCGTAACGGTCAACGGTCAATGCTGGGATGTGTTTGGTTGTTTCACGCCAGTTCAGACGAGCTTTTTGTCCACCCAAGTAAGCGATTTCTTGATTGAAGAAGTCGTCGTTATGAGTCGAAATAAGCACTGGGAACGCATTGATTTCTTTAAAGCCCGCTAGCTGAATTTCTTTGTCCGTTGCCATAAATTCAATGAACTTCCAAGCTTCTGCTTTGTGCTCTGCTTTTTTAGGAATGGCGTAGAATGAACCACCCCAGCTCGCCATAGCACCGTCTGGAAGTTGAGAAGTACGCCATAATCCTGTCGCATCTGGAGCAATCCAACCTTGTAGGTGACCACCTAACCAAGCCCCCATCATTTGAACAGATACCGTTCCGCGACGTAGGCTTTCCGTCCATTCGTTTGACCAAGCAGCCACTTTCGCGTCGATACCCGCATCTCGCGCCTTCTTAGCTAAACGAAACGCTTCTTTAAAACGTTCAGAGTTAACAAGGATATTTTGGTCTTTATCGAAGTAGATGCCTTCGCCTTCTTTAAGGTTTGAACGAATAACAATGTCTTTAATATCTACCGCATTAGCGATCAGGTAGTTACCCGTTTTCTCTTTGATCTTAATACCCGCCTTGATAAACGAGTCCCAATCTTTTAATAGCTCTTCTTCTGTAACACCAGCCGCGTCTAAAATGTCTTTACGATAAAAGGTTGCACCCGGACCGATGTCTGCAGGAATTGCCGAAAGAACACCGTCAGAATTGGTTGCTTGCGCAACAGAGTAAGGTACCAATTTATCGGTAAATGCACCGGCACCATAAGGCGACATATCATCCAGACCGCCGCTCTCAATAAACTGACCCACATAGCTGTATTCGATTCCCATAACATCTGGAAGGTTCGCTCCTGTTGCAAGTGCCGTTGTCATCGCATTGTGATGGTCGGCATACGCAAGCGTCACAACCTTGACCTTGATATCAGGGTATTTTTTCTCAAACATTGGCACCGCAATTTCTGCCACTTGGTTGAAATTGGGGAATGAAGCAACCGTAATCTCAGTAGGTGCAGCAAACACTGACACCGAAAACACGGAAGCTGCGATAGCAGAAGCAATGATGTTCTTTTTCATGATTTTTCCTTATTGGATTATGACCTTGTCGTTTTTATCAAACACATGAACCTTGTTTTTATCGAAATAGAGTTCAAATTTGTCGTGAATCTTGTCGTCGGTGTAAGGGACTTCCGCAATGATCCTCTTATTGCCAAATGAACATTCGATATGCTTCACCGCACCCATTAACTCAACCTGTCTCAGTTGAACGCTAATAGAAGCAAGGTTTTCAGCCTCAATGTTTAGTGGAGTCAGATGGAAATCTTGAGCACGGATACCGACAGATAACGGCTTAACGTCACCTACACGATCGATCGTTGATTGGAAAATAAATGGCTTAACCGCGTCTCCGAGGTTTTCCAATATGTTCATCTCAGGAGTACCGATGAACTTGGCAACAAATTTACTATTTGGATGGTTATAGATTTCTTTTGGCGAACCGATCTGTTCAATAACACCGTTATTCAGAATCGCAATACGGTCCGCTAGAGTCATGGCTTCGATTTGGTCATGAGTCACGTATACCACAGTGGTTTTTGTACGAGCGTGTAAGAGTTTGATCTCTGAACGCATCTGACCACGAAGCTTTGCATCTAGGTTAGACAGAGGCTCATCAAATAAGAACACGTCTGGGCTGCGAACCATTGCTCGCCCCATCGCAACGCGTTGGCGTTGCCCGCCCGAAAGTTCTTTAGGTTTGCGTGACAACAGTGGTGTAAGCTCTAAAACTTCAGCGATTTCTTCAACCATGCGCTTACGTTTTACTTTATCGAAACCCAAGTTTTCGAGCGCGAAAGCCATGTTCTCTTCCACGGTCATATGTGGGTAAAGAGCATAGCTCTGGAACACCATTGCGATATTGCGCTCAATCGGGTGAAGTTCATTGACGACTTCATTTTCAATGCAAATTTCGCCGTCTGTTATATCTTCTAGGCCAGCCAACATGCGAAGTGTTGTTGACTTACCACAGCCTGATGGTCCCAATAGGACAATAAATTCACCATGTTGAATATTGAGATTGATACCTTTAACAACCTCTGTATCTCCATAGTTCTTAATCAAGTTTCGAAATTGAACTGATGCCATGTTCCCACCAAAAAATATGTAATTAATAACTTTCTTAACAACATATTATTCAGGTCACCAATAGTCACAATTACCAATATTTGAGTTTGTAATTACGATATTTTCTATTTGTGATTGAAGTCTTCAGGCAAGATATTTCACGAAACTGTTTCATGGATTTTGAGTAAAAATCATCATTTATTTATGGTGTGCATCACATAAAAAAACCAAGTAATAATACTTGGTTTTTTTTAGTTTATTTGCCACTACTCAACTAATCTTTTCCGATACTCAAGTGGTGTATAACCAAAGCTCTTTTGGTAGAGTTGATTAAGATAATTTTGCCCCAAGTAACCGCATTGCCTCGCAATGCTATCTACCGATAGAGACGTTTCCCTGAGTAGCTGCTTGGACTTGTCTAAGCGTAAGTTTGAAAGGTACTGATGAACCGTTTCCCCTTTCAACTCTAGAAATTTTTTGTCTAGCGTTTTTCTAGAAACCCTACAATAATCAGATATTTGCATAACCCGAATATTGCGACTGTAATGCTTATGGATATAGAGAAGAGCGCTATTTACTACGCTATCTGACTCAATTGCTGATTTTGCTGAGCTATCAACATAGAGCTGTTTGGCTTTGTAGCTTAACTGCTTACATGAAGGGCGAGGATTAAGCAGAAGTTCTATACACTCTCTTCCTAGTTGCTTAGGGTTTAAGTCAATAGAACTGATTGGTATTGGTGAAATATCTCGCTCCAACTCATCATAATCTGTACCAATTATCGATACTTTATCCGGCACTGGAATATTATTTTCTATACAGTAACGTATAAATTTTCTGGCGGAACGGTCTGTGGTGCAAAATACGCCAACTCTATTTTCCGAGGTTGTAATGGCTTCGAGGGCATTAGAGTAATAACAACACCCTAATTTTAAAGCGAGTGATGAAAAGCTATTTTTTCTCTCCATAGCCCAAAGTTGGTAATAATCACTTAAGTCAGAATAGACGGAAACATTGCGAATACCATCATTAATAAAGTGTCCTAAGGCAATATCAGCAACATACTGGTTGTCATTGTAAATACAGAGTATTCCATCTGGAGGGTTTGCCACCTGCGCATTGGAAAAAATGAGTTTTTTACCTGACAATTGAGAAATAAACTCCTCACAGCCACGCTTATCAAAATCAGCAATCACGTAGTGCCATTTTCTCGATAACAAATAGGTCGCATTTTCTATTGCATCTATATGAATATTGATATTCATATTTAATTCATCGAGCTTAGACTTTACTCCTTTCAATAGCTCTCGATCGTAGTGAATCATGGTATCGATAAGCAGTAATAACTCCATACGTACCTCTTGAATATAAGTAAAGTTGCCAAATATTTTAAACCTTAGGCAACTTTTTCACTTAGATAATATGACCTGATTGGTTAAAGACATGGCATCGGTTTGGATCAAAAAATAAGTTCATTGACGTCTTTCCATCCAAATCAAAATCCGCTTCAACTTCTGCAATTAATTTCTGCTGTGCCATTGCCGCATTAATTTGTTGCGTACTACCGAGTAATTCGCTGTTCATTACAGAAACATTCAGAGCAATACTGCCTTCACGTTGGCTCGCATGAATATCCGTTGGACGAATACCCAACGTTACGTTTTCTCCATCCATAGCCTCGTCGAAAGACTTACCCAAATCGACTTTTTGATCACCCAATACAACTTTCCAGCTATCAGAATCTCGTTGTAACTTACCTTCCATCATATTCATCGTAGGAGTGCCAATAAAACTCGCGACGAATTGACTCGCGGGTTTGTGGTAAACCTCGTAAGGTGTGCCAACCTGCTCAATTTCACCATCGCGCAGAATAACCACTCGGTCTGCAAGTGTCATTGCTTCAACTTGATCATGGGTAACATACACTGTTGTTTTTGAATACTTGTTATGCAAGCTCTTGATTTCTCGACGCATTGAATTTCGTAATTTGGCGTCTAAGTTTGATAACGGCTCATCAAACAAGAACACATTAGGTGTACGAACCATAGCTCGCCCCATAGCTACTCGCTGGCGCTGACCACCAGAAAGCGCTCTCGGTTTACGCTTTAGCAACGGAGTAAGCTGGAGCATTTCAGCAACGCGATTGACCTCTTTCTCAATCTCAGCCTTCTTTTTGCCTTCCATTTTTAATGAGAAGCCGATGTTTTCAGCAACGGTCATATGTGGGTAAAGAGCGTAGCTCTGGAATACCATCGCAATATTGCGTTCTTTTGGATTAAGGTCATTGACCACGACACCATCAATGAGAATCTCGCCGGAGCTGATATCCTCCAGACCAGATAGCATACGTAGAGTGGTCGATTTCCCGCAGCCCGAAGGGCCTAAAAACACAACAAATTCACCGCTCGCAATTTCCAAGTTAATATCCTTAACAATATGCGTATCGCCAGAATAAACCTTGTTCACATTCTTAAAGGTTACTGAAGACATTCTTAATCCCAATATGATTTCTAACATTAACCATCATTCTTGCCATGTTAAATTTTTTCGCCAATTACCTTTTTTCTTAATCGAGTTTTTATATTTCACGATTGAGCCTTAGATCACGCATAAAAAGACAACTCGTTGATATATCGATTTGATAGATGCCCAAAAACACCCAGTTATCCCAAGCTATTTAAATATAAAAACAACTGGTTAAACCTAAATAAATAATAATATCCCTATTAAATGTAGTCATTTCATCTACCGACTTTACTAACTAAAGAATGGATTTTTTAAAATCATCACTTAACGCTATAAGGGGAAAAATCATAAAAGTTCGGGAATAAGTATTTTAGACGCGCACTTTAAGTTGTCTTATCACCTTAGGCGTAGTCACATACCATTTTTATAACAGTACAAGTCCTTTTCTGTTATGTCCTAAGCGTTAACGTCTGTATCTATCCTCTTTAACCATCTTCATTAAAATAGGCTTATCCGGTCGTCAAAGAAGACACAAAACTATGAAAGAGAAATTTTGCAAAGACTGCGGCCATTTGCTTACTGAGAAAGACTACACCAATGAAGGAATCGTTCCTTTTTGTAACCACTGTAATCAATACCGTTTCCCAGCATTTAGCACTGCAATCAGCGCTATCATCTTGAACCCGGATCAAACTAAAATAGTGCTGATACAGCAGTATGGCCGTAAAGACAATATTCTGGTTGCCGGATATGTCGCTCAGGGAGACAACCTTGAATCAACCCTAATCAGAGAAATCCAAGAAGAATTGGGGTTATCAGTCCAAAGCTACCGCTTCATGAGTAGTGAGTACCATAAAGGCTCAAACACACTGATGTGTAACTACCTTTGTACAGTCAATTCTGAAAATCTGTCCGGTACTAACCATGAAATTGATCATGCTGCATGGTTTACATTCGCTGAGGCTGTTCGTGAAGTGAAAAGAGACAGTCTTGTACAAACATTCCTCCACAGAGCTATAGACTCACTTAAATAGGTTAAATCAGTTTACATTGCCTTTCCTAGCCAATACTCTTCTGCAGAATCGTTTTTAGAGTAGATACCCTACAACAATAGATTGGCTAAACTGTGAGTTATGAAATCAGATAAGCAAAGACATCTAGCTTTAGATCGCCAAGCCAAACGAGAAGCCTTATGGGCAATACTTCTCGCTTTCGGTTATTTCGTCTGGTGGTACTGTAGCGCCTACTTTTTTTCAGCTCCACAAGGTGAACAACAACTGCCTCAACTTTACTGGGGCATGCCGTTATGGTTTCTGTTGTCCTGCGTTTTGGGGCCGCTCATTTTCACCGCGCTTTGTGCACTAATGGTTAAATACCTTTATAAGGATGTTGACCTCAATAGCTATGACGATGACCAACATGAATAGTCAGCTTATTATCCCTTTGTTCATTTATCTGATCGCCGTTTTTGCATTGG harbors:
- a CDS encoding YhdT family protein, with protein sequence MKSDKQRHLALDRQAKREALWAILLAFGYFVWWYCSAYFFSAPQGEQQLPQLYWGMPLWFLLSCVLGPLIFTALCALMVKYLYKDVDLNSYDDDQHE
- a CDS encoding endo-1,4-beta-xylanase — encoded protein: MKKTITTLLVATCSFISPIAVQASERPAISLKSLAKQSNIYVGAALETRHLKEPEFAKTFSSQFNQLTPENEMKWVNIHPQRDLFDFSKGDELVAFAQQHNMQVKGHTLVWHIQNPDWLTQKEWTAPELEKVLEEHIKTVVGHYKGKVKYWDVVNESFNENGSYRETLWYKLLGERYLGLAFKFAHEADPEAILFYNDYNNEGMGAKSNAIYGKVKSMVEEGVPIHGVGFQLHLMGEHALSEQDLARNINRLKHLGLKIHFTEIDVRIRDNASHFALDAQARIFGRLMDFAIYYPEIDMYTTWGVTDKYSWVPGWFTGYGRALMFDENYQAKNAFKAVYSSLLSASKGEFSYQPPISQ
- a CDS encoding ABC transporter ATP-binding protein → MASVQFRNLIKNYGDTEVVKGINLNIQHGEFIVLLGPSGCGKSTTLRMLAGLEDITDGEICIENEVVNELHPIERNIAMVFQSYALYPHMTVEENMAFALENLGFDKVKRKRMVEEIAEVLELTPLLSRKPKELSGGQRQRVAMGRAMVRSPDVFLFDEPLSNLDAKLRGQMRSEIKLLHARTKTTVVYVTHDQIEAMTLADRIAILNNGVIEQIGSPKEIYNHPNSKFVAKFIGTPEMNILENLGDAVKPFIFQSTIDRVGDVKPLSVGIRAQDFHLTPLNIEAENLASISVQLRQVELMGAVKHIECSFGNKRIIAEVPYTDDKIHDKFELYFDKNKVHVFDKNDKVIIQ
- a CDS encoding glycoside hydrolase family 3 N-terminal domain-containing protein — encoded protein: MTETYMNINATVAERVSDLLSRMTIEEKVGQLTQLPANVEGNTDKLEEWHIGSYLHCTGDAAMRLQERAAKTRLGIPLIFGIDAIHGHCFDNDATVFPTQLSASSSWDRELMREMAKVAAKEVRATGIHWTFSPVLCIGRDARWGRVNETYGEDAWLIGEMAAETVKGYQGENFASPDSILACAKHYVAYGETTGGRDSYEADVSRRKLKSIFLPPFRKAVQKSKVASLMTGYHSNDGLPCTADKWLLTDVAKTDWGLDGFIVTDWDNVKSLHTKQKVSPTIEDACYRALVAGNDMMMSTAEFYEAAVKLVKDGQVDIEIVNNAVARILTKKFELGLFDEMRFYSPDRQEIFGNPQNLELAMEASLKSIVMLKNDGILPLKPTKDLTVLVTGPNADDVIAQLGDWSFGSMQAGATNDSFHREQAVTTLQAFQAASKQYGFKVEYVKGADCIDSEFEQVEELARALTQADVVIACVGDTLAQNGEFHDRANLDLTGKQQAMLEQIKASGVPLIVNLVASKPMTIPWVAENANALLCGFNSGTKGGEAVKRVILGEHNPSGKLTISFPYHVGQLPVFYNKYEGWHAQNSHTTGHKERYIDMPEHPLFSFGEGKSYSQFEYSNVYLKQVVIEPNTDIEVSLTVTNKSVIDGTEIVQVYFNDHFSSVTTPIKQLCGFERVDIPAGQSVDVTIKVNFSDLALVNSDLEEVVEAGTFSLMVGASSKDEDLITLEFEVTETTKVH
- a CDS encoding helix-turn-helix domain-containing protein, which codes for MELLLLIDTMIHYDRELLKGVKSKLDELNMNINIHIDAIENATYLLSRKWHYVIADFDKRGCEEFISQLSGKKLIFSNAQVANPPDGILCIYNDNQYVADIALGHFINDGIRNVSVYSDLSDYYQLWAMERKNSFSSLALKLGCCYYSNALEAITTSENRVGVFCTTDRSARKFIRYCIENNIPVPDKVSIIGTDYDELERDISPIPISSIDLNPKQLGRECIELLLNPRPSCKQLSYKAKQLYVDSSAKSAIESDSVVNSALLYIHKHYSRNIRVMQISDYCRVSRKTLDKKFLELKGETVHQYLSNLRLDKSKQLLRETSLSVDSIARQCGYLGQNYLNQLYQKSFGYTPLEYRKRLVE
- a CDS encoding ABC transporter ATP-binding protein, translating into MSSVTFKNVNKVYSGDTHIVKDINLEIASGEFVVFLGPSGCGKSTTLRMLSGLEDISSGEILIDGVVVNDLNPKERNIAMVFQSYALYPHMTVAENIGFSLKMEGKKKAEIEKEVNRVAEMLQLTPLLKRKPRALSGGQRQRVAMGRAMVRTPNVFLFDEPLSNLDAKLRNSMRREIKSLHNKYSKTTVYVTHDQVEAMTLADRVVILRDGEIEQVGTPYEVYHKPASQFVASFIGTPTMNMMEGKLQRDSDSWKVVLGDQKVDLGKSFDEAMDGENVTLGIRPTDIHASQREGSIALNVSVMNSELLGSTQQINAAMAQQKLIAEVEADFDLDGKTSMNLFFDPNRCHVFNQSGHII
- a CDS encoding carbohydrate ABC transporter permease — protein: MKSMGKDKLIAYITVFIGAIIMLAPFYFMFIFSSHSNTGILSVPPPITFGDYLVTNFNTLLDFLPYFWHNLALSLFIAIVVTALNLLFCSLAGYAFSMFEFRFKNALFVMIMGTMLIPPFLGMIPTAMVMSQLGWMNDPKALIVPAACGAMGIFMMRQFISSSIPKELVEAARMDGCREFKIYYRIIVPLILPAFGTLGLITFIGTWNNFMGPLVVMNDMKMFTVPLALRALQGTGQVPWGAVSIGASIAVLPLLFLFVIASRRLIDGLTSGAVKG
- a CDS encoding ABC transporter substrate-binding protein, translated to MKKNIIASAIAASVFSVSVFAAPTEITVASFPNFNQVAEIAVPMFEKKYPDIKVKVVTLAYADHHNAMTTALATGANLPDVMGIEYSYVGQFIESGGLDDMSPYGAGAFTDKLVPYSVAQATNSDGVLSAIPADIGPGATFYRKDILDAAGVTEEELLKDWDSFIKAGIKIKEKTGNYLIANAVDIKDIVIRSNLKEGEGIYFDKDQNILVNSERFKEAFRLAKKARDAGIDAKVAAWSNEWTESLRRGTVSVQMMGAWLGGHLQGWIAPDATGLWRTSQLPDGAMASWGGSFYAIPKKAEHKAEAWKFIEFMATDKEIQLAGFKEINAFPVLISTHNDDFFNQEIAYLGGQKARLNWRETTKHIPALTVDRYDEVARQVVNDALEKVLEKDANIDQVLADAEKQIKRRARRR
- a CDS encoding NUDIX domain-containing protein codes for the protein MKEKFCKDCGHLLTEKDYTNEGIVPFCNHCNQYRFPAFSTAISAIILNPDQTKIVLIQQYGRKDNILVAGYVAQGDNLESTLIREIQEELGLSVQSYRFMSSEYHKGSNTLMCNYLCTVNSENLSGTNHEIDHAAWFTFAEAVREVKRDSLVQTFLHRAIDSLK
- a CDS encoding carbohydrate ABC transporter permease, which codes for MTTMTRPLNAARRKNFWLRKGNKIAPYLYVSPFFIIFGAFGLFPLLFSLYLSFHYWEPAAGLASMEWVGVENYVFALEDEWFQSSIYNTFIIALKSGIPQHAVALPLAYFIHTSFTRMRNTVIGIYFVPYITSTVAISLVFTTLFSRDYGMINQILTSLGNFTIADIKVLAWLFPTENVDWSRPAYTKDMISFVVFWRFVGWNTVLYLSALQTIPKDLYEAATIDGANRYQQFWHITLPMLKPMAFFAVTLTIIGNLQLFEEPFIITGGTGGIEQAGKTAAMHMYITAFVESDFGTASAISWILFMIIACLTWLNSKLLGGRND